The proteins below are encoded in one region of Sulfolobus sp. A20:
- a CDS encoding M48 family metalloprotease: MEIIITFIIVSLVILLQLVVVPAIILKRAKKFSQFYKYPVYLLNSDEINAFSIFSIWGKFIVVTKELIDREDEKHINAALAHEVGHLESNHHLKMLGIIVLIVILFTFFIIRYPLLILPFIMVVFISQRYLLRRFELNADNFATKIINKDLLIDLIMKYNDKTSTFLSTHPNIQVRLKNINRIK; the protein is encoded by the coding sequence ATGGAAATAATTATTACTTTCATTATAGTCTCTCTGGTTATTTTACTTCAACTCGTAGTAGTACCAGCAATAATACTTAAAAGAGCTAAGAAATTCTCTCAATTTTACAAATATCCAGTATATCTATTGAACTCTGATGAAATAAACGCTTTCTCTATATTTTCCATATGGGGAAAATTTATTGTAGTAACTAAGGAATTAATAGATAGAGAAGATGAGAAACATATTAATGCAGCGTTAGCTCATGAGGTAGGACATCTAGAATCTAATCACCATTTAAAGATGTTAGGAATAATTGTTTTGATAGTTATCTTATTTACTTTTTTTATAATTAGGTATCCTTTGCTTATTTTACCTTTCATAATGGTAGTTTTCATTTCACAGAGGTATTTATTGAGAAGATTTGAACTTAATGCGGATAATTTCGCCACAAAGATAATAAACAAAGATTTATTAATAGATCTAATAATGAAATATAATGACAAAACAAGTACTTTTTTATCAACACATCCAAACATTCAAGTAAGACTTAAAAATATAAATAGAATAAAATAA